Proteins from a single region of Streptomyces spectabilis:
- a CDS encoding Gmad2 immunoglobulin-like domain-containing protein encodes MTNRIDQPRKLDLVASTIHVSGIGTGHEATLQYRVGDGHDEVTGHFTVGGGTGEHGQFHVQVDVRKASFKADQLLVQVFEKSPKDGKEINVVTVPVLYGTRIVPGYYGYREHKVVKGDTLSGLAKTYYGDAALYQRIMRANPDQITDPDKILPGQLLRVPIGT; translated from the coding sequence ATGACGAACCGGATCGACCAGCCGCGCAAGCTCGACCTCGTGGCCAGCACGATCCACGTGAGCGGCATCGGCACGGGACACGAGGCCACGCTGCAGTACCGCGTCGGTGACGGTCACGACGAGGTGACCGGCCACTTCACGGTCGGCGGCGGGACGGGCGAGCACGGGCAGTTCCACGTCCAGGTCGACGTGCGCAAGGCCTCGTTCAAGGCCGACCAACTGCTCGTCCAGGTCTTCGAGAAGAGCCCCAAGGACGGCAAGGAGATCAACGTCGTGACCGTGCCCGTGCTCTACGGGACACGCATCGTGCCGGGCTACTACGGCTACCGCGAGCACAAGGTGGTCAAGGGCGACACCCTTTCGGGCCTGGCCAAGACCTACTACGGAGACGCCGCCCTCTACCAGCGCATCATGCGCGCCAACCCGGACCAGATCACCGACCCCGACAAGATCTTGCC